One Algibacter sp. L3A6 genomic region harbors:
- a CDS encoding Mrp/NBP35 family ATP-binding protein: MKLNKQDILKALETITVPGEGQNMVESGAVKNVMTFGDEVIVDITINNPSLQAKKRTEVDVLKTIHEQVYEKAKITVNVKVDAPAKPKANVIKGKPVAGIQNIVAIASGKGGVGKSTVTANLAVTLAKMGFNVGILDADIYGPSIPIMFDVADAKPLAVNVEGKSKMKPVENYGVKVLSIGFFTQPDQAVVWRGPMAAKALNQMIFDAHWGELDFLLLDLPPGTGDIHLSLMQSLPITGAVVVSTPQNVALADAKKGVAMFQQESINVPVLGIIENMAYFTPAELPDHKYFIFGKEGAKNLAEDLKVPFLGEIPLVQSIREAGDVGRPAAMQKGTPLEQAFEKITQNVVQEVVRRNDDLPPTEAIKITTMAGCSAVKK, from the coding sequence ATGAAATTAAATAAACAAGATATATTAAAAGCGCTTGAAACTATTACTGTTCCTGGCGAAGGACAAAATATGGTTGAAAGTGGTGCTGTAAAAAATGTAATGACTTTTGGAGACGAAGTTATTGTAGATATCACAATTAACAACCCAAGTTTACAAGCAAAAAAACGTACGGAAGTTGATGTGTTAAAAACAATACATGAACAAGTTTACGAAAAAGCAAAAATTACAGTTAATGTAAAAGTAGACGCGCCTGCTAAGCCAAAGGCTAATGTAATTAAAGGGAAACCTGTTGCAGGAATTCAAAATATAGTTGCAATTGCATCTGGTAAAGGTGGTGTAGGGAAATCTACAGTAACGGCTAACTTAGCCGTGACTTTAGCAAAAATGGGATTTAACGTTGGTATTTTAGATGCTGATATTTACGGGCCATCTATTCCAATTATGTTCGATGTGGCTGATGCAAAACCTTTAGCTGTAAATGTCGAAGGGAAATCGAAAATGAAGCCTGTTGAAAACTACGGAGTTAAAGTATTATCTATTGGCTTTTTCACACAACCAGACCAAGCTGTTGTTTGGCGTGGACCTATGGCTGCAAAAGCACTGAATCAAATGATTTTTGATGCACATTGGGGTGAGTTAGACTTCCTACTATTAGATTTACCTCCAGGAACTGGAGATATTCATTTAAGTTTAATGCAATCGCTACCTATTACAGGAGCTGTTGTTGTTAGTACACCGCAAAACGTGGCTTTGGCCGATGCTAAAAAGGGTGTGGCTATGTTTCAACAAGAAAGCATTAATGTGCCTGTTTTAGGTATTATTGAAAATATGGCGTACTTTACTCCAGCAGAATTACCAGATCATAAATATTTTATCTTCGGAAAAGAAGGAGCTAAAAACTTGGCAGAAGATTTAAAAGTGCCATTTTTAGGAGAAATTCCTTTAGTACAAAGTATTCGTGAAGCCGGTGATGTTGGTCGTCCAGCAGCTATGCAAAAAGGAACACCTTTAGAGCAAGCTTTTGAAAAAATAACGCAAAATGTAGTGCAGGAGGTTGTTAGAAGAAATGACGATTTACCGCCTACAGAAGCAATTAAAATTACAACAATGGCTGGATGTTCTGCCGTAAAAAAATAA